TGTTTCATAAATGACTTCTCCTTTTCCAAAGAAGAATATTAAAAAGATACATGTTATAACAAGAAATGCCATTGGAAGTGACAGAAATTTCAAATAAGATTTATAGTTAATTTTTGCAATTGCTAAAATGACAATTGACATTACAACAAAAATGAATACATCGAAATACAGATTATCAAGCACTAACGTAACAATCAACAGGACGATTGTTAAAATCAATTTAAAAAAGGGATTTGTTTCAGTTAAAGCATTGTTATGCGCAATATAATCCATATCGAATTTCATAAGATCACTTTAAAAAAAAATAGATATAAAGAAGAAAATCTATTCTTCTTTACCTTGTCCTCTCCAGTAACCGAATGCATAACCAATAATTAGTGCACCTATAGCTGCTTGAAGAGCGAATAATAAACTTTCTATTTCACCACTAGGGGGTTCCCAAATTGATGAAAACCATGGTTTGAAACCTGATTCCTCAATTGCTTCACCAGCTGCATCGTCTGCTCCAGTGAATTTTCCATCATCTTCAGTTAAACCATTATACATTATTAATGGTGCTATAAACAATATAATACAAATAATTGCTAAAATTATTAATGTTGATGTTTTCATTTAAATCACCTTATGCTTCATTAGGAGCTAATGCACCGAGTTTATCTAACAATTTTGGTTTGTATGCTTTTAATCTGTCCCAGATAATTACTGTTAAGATACCTTCACCAATAGCTAATGGTACTTGAGTTACTGCGAAAATAACCAAGAATTTCACTAATGATTCGCTGAAACTAGGAGATGGGAATGCGAATGCTAATTGGAATGAAGTTGCTACATAAGTTAATAAATCTCCTAAAAATGCTGCAAAGAAAATTGCAATGGTAGAAGAAACATTAGCTTTAGTTAAACCTTTGTATACAAGCCATGCGACGATTGGTCCGGTAATACCCATTGAAACAATGTTTGCACCTAAGGTGGTTAAACCTCCGTGAGCGAGTAAAAGTGCTTGGAAGATAAGTACGATAGCTGCTAACACTGCAGTTACTGCAGGACCAAATAATGCTGCACCTAATCCGTTACCACAAGGGTGAGAACAACTTCCAGTAACAGAAGGTAATTTCAAAGATGATAAGATGAACATGAATGCACCACTTACTGCGAGTAAAGCTTTGGATTCAGGGGTTTCATCTACAATTTTCTTAATTTGATAAATACCGTAAGCGACGAATATGATTGCAACGACGAACCATATGATACACCACTCGACAGGTAAATATCCTTCCATAATATGCATAAATAATTTCCTCCAAATAACCTATCAATACAATTTGATAAACTACTCAATAAAAATTTAAATTATAGTTAAATATTATTAAAGTTTTATTGATAATGTTATTATATACCTTATTATATATAAATATTATTAGTAATACACTAAACTAAATTTAGGCAAACCAAATTATTTTATGAAATTAATTGGACAAGAGGATAAGATGAATATCAAAAACAACTTAATTTTAGCACTTGACGTGATGAGCGAAAGTGAAGCAATTGAAATTTGCGAATCAGTTAAAGACTACATTGATACAATAAAAATCGGATACCCGTTAGCGCTTGCTGAAGGACTTGAAATAATTAAAACTTTAAAAGACAAGTTTGGATTCAAGGTGATTTGTGATTTCAAAGTGGCCGACATTGATGCAACAAATGAAAAGATCTGCGATGAAACATTCAAGGCAGGCGCCGATGCAATAATCTGCCATGGATTCGTAGGTTCTGACAGCGTTAAAGCCTGCCTTGACATGGCGAACAAGCACGAAAAGGAATTATTCCTTCTGACAGAAATGTCACATCCTGGAGCCAAAATGTTTCTGCAGAAAAATGCTGATGCCATTGCGCAAATGGGGGTTGACATGGGAATTACAAACTATGTTGCACCTGCCACAAGGCTTGACAGGCTTTCAGATATTCGCCAGATTGTTGGTGAAGATGCATTCATCATCTCACCAGGTGTCGGAAAACAAGGCGGCGACGGTAAAAAAACTCTAGAATATTCCAATGCAATCATAGTTGGACGCAGTATTTATGAATCTGAAAATCCCCAAGAATCATGTAAACAATTAATAGACTCACTCAATTTAAGCTAAACTATTTTATATTAAAAAAATAAAAATATTATTGTTCTTATTATCTCTGAACAGAATTGGTTAAATGGAGGTGAAAAGTATGGCATCTGAAGTAACAAAATTAATCATGGAAACAATCTTAGGATTAATAACAACTGCATTCGCATTCGTTGCAGGTTTAGCATGGAATGACGCAATCCAAAAATTAATTGCAACATTCATGGATGGAGGAAATTCTCTTCCTAATTTATTCATTTATGCTATTGTTGTAACCATAATTGCAGTAATCGTTACTGTATTGCTTGCAAGAGTTGCAGGTAAAATGGGTGTTGAACTCGGAGACTAAACAACTAAAAAGGAATTTCAAATTCCTTTTTAACTTCTTTTTTTAATTAAAACTTTCAAAAACAGTTCCTACAGAGATGTAGGGCATTTAAAATAATTTAATCATTACTGATTTTGTCTAGGGCAGCTGCATAAACCAACGGAAAAATAACTGTAACATCACCAACCACACTGGCAAGACTGGATCCGCATCTTGCTTTAGCCCAGGATTTTGCTTCTTCAAGTGGTGCCCCGCCTAAACTGCCCGCTTCAGGCCTGTCCATTGTGATTTGAATAGCTGCATCCAGGCCACCTTTAATCACGTTTGAAGCTAAAGTGTAATGTTTAGTCAATCCGCCGCCTAAAAGTATCGCTCCAACTTTTTCAGATTCGAAAACTATATCCGACAGATAAGGCATATCTCCAGCGGCACTAACAGTAAAATCATGGTCTTGGGTAAAAATCCATAATTGAAGACCCATCATTGAGTCAATAAGACCTGGCGCAAATATGGGAACGTTATTTCTTGCGGCAGTTGCAACAAATGAGTTTTCATCATCAACTAAAAGACCAATTTCATGAAGCAGTTCCTGAATTGAAATAACCTTCTTTTTACTAGCTATCCTTTCAAATATTTTAGTTATTTCAGTTTCAAATATGGTGAAATCATCAGATCCGACATTAATATCTGCGATTCTACCTATTCCTTCCTCATTCAATTCTTCATCATCCTTTCCTTCATGGCGATAATGAGATCCTCCAAATGCCTCAACAAGGTCATGGGTGATATTTGCTCCACTTGAAACAATTAAGTTGACATGCCCTTCATTAATCATTTTTGTCACGATATTTCTCATGCCACCAGGTATTAAAGGACCGCCCAAACTTAAAAATACATTCATGTCTTCATCTGAAATCATATCAGCCAATATATTACATGCTCGAGCAACTCTTCCTGCACCTAAAACGCCCGATTCATCAAACTGATTAATCAAATCTGATATACTCATATCTTTATCGACATTAATTTGTGTAACTTTCATTGAATCACTTGAAAATTAGTTAGTAATTATCGGGAATTGTTTTAAATTAGTTATGCTGTCAATTAGGTCTGTTCTTGTAACGATTCCAAGCAAAACATTATCATTATCGGCAATTATTAATCTGGAAATTGATTTTTTAAGCATCACTTCAATGGCATTGGCTATTTTCAAATCCTCATTAACGATGACGACATTTGTAGACATTAGCTCTCCAACAGTCTTATCTTCATTGCCATCCGCTATTGCCTGAACCAAATCAGTTACTGTGAATACACCTACAACCTTTCCATCTTTCATTACTGGAGCGCCATCAATCTCATTGGAAGTTAATTTCTTAGCAGCTTCCTTTACAGAGCAATCCATCTTAAAAGAGATTACATCACGACTGGCTATGTCTCCAACTGTCTTTTTGGGAATGCTTCTGATGGTGGTCGTATCAACAAGCAATATATTGTCCATGTCGTCTCGACCAACAATTTCGCCCATCACTCCCAAATTATTTACGGGTGTGGGACCTATCCTGACTGTATCTCCAAGGTTTAAATCTTTAATACTGCCTAAAACCTTAATGGCTGCTTCACATTCACTAGGTTGAGGAACACTTGTAAATTCAATTTTCGCAACGGAAATATCCTCCAATCTTTTTCCATTTTTATAAATAGGAACCTTTGAATCGTTGTCGGAAACCTTAATATTCAAAGAATGATAAGCCTCGATAGTTGGCTTGTATCCGCCTCTAGGGCCTGGCACACCTTTGACTAAACCTAAACTTCTTAAAGATTGCATCTGGTTACGTATTGTGCCGGGATTTCTTCCCATGACCTCAGCTATATCTTCTCCCTTAATTGATTTCCCATTGGAAGACTGATATAAATTAATAAGTGTTTGTAAAATTTCTTTTTGAACAGATGTTAACATGTTAATCCCTGATATATTAATCTAATATATTAACTTATGTTAGAAATACCTTATAAATGTTAACGATTTATCATGATGGATATTCTACAAGTTCTGAACACTGTTTAAAAAAAATAAGAAAATGAAATGATTATTCAACCAACTGTTTTAAATCATTTCTAATAATGGAAGTCGCTTCAAATCCTTTAATAGCATCAACCATTTCAGGAAATTTCGCTTTAGGAATCAAAACGTTAATCTGTGAGAAATCAGAACCTGGAGTTATTGTAGGTTCATCAGCACAAAGTTTATTGTCAATCAAATAATTGGAAACGTCTTCAATTTTGGAGTTTGCAATGTTGAATTTAACATCAAAGTATTTCTTGGCAGTTATGGCTCCCAACAACTGCTCATAAATCATTTGAGCTTTACCGAGTTTTTCTTCACTGCAGCTTCCACTTGCATAAAGCCCCGCTGAAGAATGCAGGATTGTCTCTATTTCCTTCAAACCTGCCTTTCTTAAGCTGCTGCCTGTTTGAGTATTATCCACAATGAAATCAGCACCTTTAGCAATATAAACTTCAGTGGCACCGTCAGAGTTAATGACCTGCACCATCTCATTATCACCATCAGTCAAACCTCTGACCTGGACAAACGGCACTGCGTCGCCGTAAATTTCTTGATATACTTCGTTTTCCATAATGAATTTCCTAGTTAAGTTAGGATATTCAGTGAAACATAATATTGGAGTTTTTCTATCTTTATTTGCTCTGAAAAAGTCTGATAAACTATCATATGGAGCCTCTTTAGGAACCGCAACTATCAAACGGGTTTTTCCATAGTCCAAATCTCCAAGTTTAATTGTGTTTGTTTCTCTTAAAACAGACTCTTCCTTAACCCAATCCTCACCAACAATAGCAATATCGACCATGCCCCTGTTCAACTCCACTGGAGTGGATTGCGGGCGGGTAAGAAAAGCCACAATATCTTCATCGTTTAATATTTCAATTTCGTAAGACTCATCGCCAGGTTCGTATCCTTTAACCTCATAACCTGCATCTACAAACAACTGATGAGTATTTCCTCTTTTCACATTATTTAAACTTCCCTTTGGAAGCCCTAAAATTATTTTCTCGTTCATGTTAATACCTAAAATAAATATTATATTTCAAATTATATAAAGTTTTGACAATGTTCAAAAAAAAAGAAAGAGTTAGTTGTGATAAGCTTCACAACTTTCCCTTGACAAAGCATGTTTGTGGACATGCATATGCTTAATTCCATTTTCAGTCACGATTTCATCAATTATCTTAACACCCTCATGAGAATGAGTGTGTTCTCCGTCGTTGTGGAAGTGATAATGTGAGTGTTCAGTGTGCTCAGTGTCAATTTTTTTAATTGAATCATCGAAATGCCTATCATAAAGCAATGCTGCATTTAATACAACCAAACATGATCCTGCATTGTGAACAATAGCTCCAGTTACAGGATTCAATAGGCCTAAAACAGAACAGACAATAGCTACTGCATTAATTGTCATTGACATTGCAATATTTATTTTAATAGTGAATAATGTGGAATTTGACAGTTTTTTAAGATATGGAATCTTGCCTATATCATCACCCAGAAGCGCAATGTCTGCCGCCTCAATTGCCACATCACTTCCAACTGATCCCATGGCTACACTAACATCAGCTGTTTTAAGTGCTGGCGCATCATTAACACCATCACCAATCATGCAGACCTTTTTACCTTCACTTTTGAGCTTTTCAATCCATGAAAGCTTTTCTTCAGGCAGCAAATTTCCATAGACTTTACCTATTCCAACTTGAGATGCAAAGTAATTAGCAGTTTCTGTGTTATCTCCCGTGAGCAATATGGTTTCAGTTCCCAAATCATGCAGGTTTTCTATCATGTCTTTGGAATCTTCACGTATCACATCAGACAATCCAACCAATCCAATAACTTCGCAATTTAATGCAACGATGATTGAAGCTTTACCCTCATGTTTTAATTTGCTTAACTGAGAGTTAACATTTACATCAATATTGTTTTCTGATAGGAATTTGGAGTTTCCAGCATATACCTGACCATAAGAGTTTTTACATGTAACCCCTTTTCCAGGATACATCTTAAAGTCTTGTGGTTCTTCAATATCAATTTGAGCTTCCTTTGCATTTTTTACAACAGCCTTAGCCAGAGGATGTTCGCTTAATTTCTCACATGACGCAACAACTTTAAGTAATTCCTCACTGGCCAAATCATCTTTCAGGGAGATAACATCAGAAACTTCTAAATTACCGTAAGTTAAGGTTCCAGTCTTATCGAATACTAAAGTATTTAAACCCCCAAGTGTCTCTAGCGCTTCACCGGATTTGATTAAAACACCATATTTTGTTGCTTGACCAATTGCCGCCATGATTGCAGTTGGTGTTGCCAAAATCAATGCGCATGGACAGAATACAACAAGAACTGTTACACCTCTTTCGATATTACCTGTTACAAGCCATGCAACAATTGCAATCAATAATGCAACTGGAACAAGCCATGTTGCCCACTTGTCAGCGATTCTTTGTGTAGGGGCTTGCTTTTCATCAGCTGCTTTTACGAGATCAATTAACTTTTGAAGTGATGAATTTTCACCCAAACTGGTAGCCTTAATGTCAATAGCACCATATAAATTCATGGTTCCACAGAATACCTCATCACCCACCTCCTTATCAATAGGCAAGGATTCGCCTGTCATGATTGATTGGTCAAGTGAAGAAGTACCACTTACAATCTCACCATCGACAGGCACGCTTTCACCTGGAAGAATTCTTAAAGTATCACCAATCTTTATTTCATCAACGGGAATTACTTCTTCAATCCCATTTGTTATTCTTCTTCCGGTCTGTGGAGTTAAATTAATTAAATTTCTCAAACCTTTTTTAGCCCTCTCAACAGTCCAATCTTCTAGGAGAGCCCCCAAGGCCATAATCCATGCGACTTCACCTGCTGCAAATATCTCACCAATTAAAAGTGATGCCACCATAGCTATTGCAATCAAAAGCGCAGATGAAATCCATTTTTCACGAATCAATCTTGTCATTGCCAGAAGCAACATTGGAATACCACTTATTATTACTGTTCCCCATGCAGGGTTCAGGTAAATGGGAGTATCTATTCCAAATATCATAAAAATAACTGCTATTAATAGAAAAATTCCTGAAATAATTGTCATTTTTAGTCCGAATAGGAAGTCAGTTATTTCATCAATCACACAAAACACCTCAAAGTATTACTTTTTTTGAATTTATTTAAATACTCAGTATTACTCAAAAATTTTTTAAAGGAGTTTGCCAAAATTTTGGAAAAACATTTAAAAAAATTAAATTCAGTAACTACCAACAGCCAAAAAGTATTACTTTTTTTGAGTTCATTTATATACTCAGTATTACTATTTATTATTTTGGACTAGGAAGTATATAAAAGTATTACTTTTTTTGAGTTCATTTATATAGTCAGTATTACTCAGAAAAAATTAGTGTAAATTATCTTTTATAATTTAAAATAAATTATTAAAACATTGATTTAATTTCAGTATGATTTAAAAATAGATTAATTGGCTAAAAAATTACAAATAACTCTCTTTTGCTTTGTTATCAAATCTATCACTAGCAAACAGTTTTTATCATAACAATAAATTATGCGAATTTTCAGGGCGCATGAAAAATAAACAATGGGAATAGAATTTGATTCTATTCATCTTCCTTTTGTTTGAAGTTTTGACACTCTTTAACATCCAATAAGAGATGTTCGTGAACTTTGCATACAATCTTGTATTTGTTTCTCAATTCCAAGTGTTCGCAATCATCACAAATCATCATCAACACCTCATTTCATTGCAAGGTCCATTATGCTAAACGGACCACCTTCTTTTCTAGGGGCTGGCGCACCCATTCCAAAAGCGGACTTGGCAAATTCCTTGTTCATCCTTTTTGAAACTTCACTGAATATCATTTTATAGGCAGTGCACTGAGGATCAACCGCTTGAGGTGTCTGATATGCCACTATCGCATTATATGGACATCCTCCCTCACAGTATTTTTTATGCCTGCATCTTTTGCAGTCCTCATCGACGAAATCTCTGAATTCCTGAAGTTTTGCCCATGCATCAGATGTTTTCAAATCATCAAAGCTTGGATTATCTGCAACATTTCCCAAGACATACTCAGGCATTCCAACAAATCTGTAACATGGATAGATTGAACCGTCTGATCCGACTGCCAGTGTGGTCCCAATGCAATCTGCAAAGGTGCAAAGGGTTCCTCTTCTCCTAAGTGAAGACTTGCAGATATGGTCCAGATCCATAATTGAAAACTTATCCAAGTCATAAAGGTACTTGTCTAGCCAGTCAACAAGGAGCTTTCCATGCTCTTCCTGGTCAAGTGCCCAAGGGTCTGCATTGTCCCCTCTAAGTGATGGAAGGGCGGCGTGAATCTTTAGACTCATTTTTTCTCCCTTAAAGAATTCATACAATTCATCTGAGAAATCCTTAGAGTAGTCAGTTACTGTCAAAACGAAGTTGATTATCAATCCTTTGCTTTTGGCTAGCTCGTATTTGCTCATTGTCTTGTCAAAGTAACCGTCTCCTCTCTGATAGTCATTGATTTCCTTTGGTCCGTCAATGCTTGTACTTACAACAACACCGTACTTTACAAACAGGTCAATGAGCTCTTCTGTTAAAAGCCAGATATTGCTTTGAAGGGAAAATCCCTCGAAATTATCCAATTTTGAAAGCCTATCCAAAGCATATTCATAAAAATCATAGCCTGCAAGAAGCGGTTCACCGCCATGGAATGTGAAGTGAACCTTATCATCTCTAAAATCATCCAGCCAATCAATAATCTGGTCGATGATTTCCAAATCCATCATCTCTTTTGTATTTTCTGAACCCCAACAATATTTGCATTTTGATGGACAATTTAGGGTCGGTATAATCATTACATGAAATGTCATTTTAACCGTAAACTTTGTTTAACTCATTTAACAATTGTTTTTTCTCATCAGGTTCCATATCTTCATTTACAAAGAAAACGTAACCGCATTCTTCACATTTAACCGCATTCATTTCTGCATGTGCCCTGTGGTTGTCAAGCAATCTCCTTAAAGCTATCTTATCTTTAGAACCACATTTTGGGCATGGCGCTAAAAGTTCCTCAAGTTTCATATTTTTCACCTACTATACTAGTATATTACATTTTTTATTAGAAAAAATTATTGATTAAAATTAATCAATAATTAAACTTTATCCAAAGCCTGATCCACATCAGCCAGAATATCTTCGATATCCTCAATGCCCACTGAAAATCTAATCAAATCAGGAGTCACACCAGTGGATAACTGCTGCTCTTCTGTCAGCTGAGAGTGAGTGGTTGATGCAGGATGAACAACAAGTGATTTTGCATCACCGATATTAGCTAAAAATGATAACAATTCCACATTCTCTATGAACTTCAAGGCACCGTCATAGCCTGCCTTAAGACCAAACGAAACAATTCCCCCATAACCTTTTTCAGCGTATTTTTTAGCAACTTCATGATTTGGAGAAGACTCCAAACCGGAATAGGTTACCCAAGCAACTTTAGGATGATCTTCCAGATGCTCTGCAACAGCCATTGCATTGGAAGCATGCCTTTCAATCCTCAAGCCTAATGTCTCAAGACCCTGTAAAAGTAAAAATGACCCGAATGGAGAAGGCACGGCACCGGTATCCCTTCCAACGACAGCACGGATTCTTGTTGTAAAAGCGGCACCCTTGAAAGTTTCACCGAATACCAAACCATTATAAGTATCATCAGGCTCTGAAAGGGTAGGGAATTTGCCGTTCATCCAATCAAAATCGCCTTTCTCAATGATAATTCCTCCAAGAGTGGTTCCATGACCTCCAATGTATTTAGTTGCAGATGATGAAATGATATCTGCACCATGGTCAAATGGGCGAACTGAACCGATACCTACAGTATTATCGGCAATCAATGGGATTCCATGTGAATGTGCAATTTCTGAAATCTTGTCAAAGTCAGGGATATCCAACTTCGGATTTCCAATAGATTCAACATATATTGCACGAGTTCTATCGTCAATGGCCTCTTCAAATTCATCGGGGGATTGCGAATCGACAAATGTTACACTACGGCCCAACTCCTCTAAAGTGTTTTCAAATAGCTCGTATGTTCCACCATACAAGTTATCCGCTGATACGATATTGTCTCCCACTTGAGTTAAGTTAATGATTGCATAAAAAATTGCTGACATTCCAGAAGCGGTTGCATATGCTGCAGTTCCGCCTTCAATGGCTGCCATTCTCTTTTCAAATGCTTCAGTAGTTGGATTTGTTAATCTTGTATAAATGTTTCCTCCTTCTTTAAGTGCAAATCTGTTTGCAGCTTGTTCAGGATTATCAAACACATAAGATGTAGTTT
This genomic interval from Methanobrevibacter sp. contains the following:
- a CDS encoding O-acetylhomoserine aminocarboxypropyltransferase/cysteine synthase family protein; the encoded protein is MAYEIKNKKNISTIGVHAGQEEVDETGSRVTPIYQTTSYVFDNPEQAANRFALKEGGNIYTRLTNPTTEAFEKRMAAIEGGTAAYATASGMSAIFYAIINLTQVGDNIVSADNLYGGTYELFENTLEELGRSVTFVDSQSPDEFEEAIDDRTRAIYVESIGNPKLDIPDFDKISEIAHSHGIPLIADNTVGIGSVRPFDHGADIISSSATKYIGGHGTTLGGIIIEKGDFDWMNGKFPTLSEPDDTYNGLVFGETFKGAAFTTRIRAVVGRDTGAVPSPFGSFLLLQGLETLGLRIERHASNAMAVAEHLEDHPKVAWVTYSGLESSPNHEVAKKYAEKGYGGIVSFGLKAGYDGALKFIENVELLSFLANIGDAKSLVVHPASTTHSQLTEEQQLSTGVTPDLIRFSVGIEDIEDILADVDQALDKV
- the pyrF gene encoding orotidine-5'-phosphate decarboxylase — its product is MNIKNNLILALDVMSESEAIEICESVKDYIDTIKIGYPLALAEGLEIIKTLKDKFGFKVICDFKVADIDATNEKICDETFKAGADAIICHGFVGSDSVKACLDMANKHEKELFLLTEMSHPGAKMFLQKNADAIAQMGVDMGITNYVAPATRLDRLSDIRQIVGEDAFIISPGVGKQGGDGKKTLEYSNAIIVGRSIYESENPQESCKQLIDSLNLS
- a CDS encoding deoxyhypusine synthase; translation: MKVTQINVDKDMSISDLINQFDESGVLGAGRVARACNILADMISDEDMNVFLSLGGPLIPGGMRNIVTKMINEGHVNLIVSSGANITHDLVEAFGGSHYRHEGKDDEELNEEGIGRIADINVGSDDFTIFETEITKIFERIASKKKVISIQELLHEIGLLVDDENSFVATAARNNVPIFAPGLIDSMMGLQLWIFTQDHDFTVSAAGDMPYLSDIVFESEKVGAILLGGGLTKHYTLASNVIKGGLDAAIQITMDRPEAGSLGGAPLEEAKSWAKARCGSSLASVVGDVTVIFPLVYAAALDKISND
- a CDS encoding ATP phosphoribosyltransferase, translated to MNEKIILGLPKGSLNNVKRGNTHQLFVDAGYEVKGYEPGDESYEIEILNDEDIVAFLTRPQSTPVELNRGMVDIAIVGEDWVKEESVLRETNTIKLGDLDYGKTRLIVAVPKEAPYDSLSDFFRANKDRKTPILCFTEYPNLTRKFIMENEVYQEIYGDAVPFVQVRGLTDGDNEMVQVINSDGATEVYIAKGADFIVDNTQTGSSLRKAGLKEIETILHSSAGLYASGSCSEEKLGKAQMIYEQLLGAITAKKYFDVKFNIANSKIEDVSNYLIDNKLCADEPTITPGSDFSQINVLIPKAKFPEMVDAIKGFEATSIIRNDLKQLVE
- a CDS encoding DUF5654 family protein — its product is MASEVTKLIMETILGLITTAFAFVAGLAWNDAIQKLIATFMDGGNSLPNLFIYAIVVTIIAVIVTVLLARVAGKMGVELGD
- the cbiM gene encoding cobalt ECF transporter S component CbiM — its product is MHIMEGYLPVEWCIIWFVVAIIFVAYGIYQIKKIVDETPESKALLAVSGAFMFILSSLKLPSVTGSCSHPCGNGLGAALFGPAVTAVLAAIVLIFQALLLAHGGLTTLGANIVSMGITGPIVAWLVYKGLTKANVSSTIAIFFAAFLGDLLTYVATSFQLAFAFPSPSFSESLVKFLVIFAVTQVPLAIGEGILTVIIWDRLKAYKPKLLDKLGALAPNEA
- a CDS encoding energy-coupling factor ABC transporter substrate-binding protein — encoded protein: MKTSTLIILAIICIILFIAPLIMYNGLTEDDGKFTGADDAAGEAIEESGFKPWFSSIWEPPSGEIESLLFALQAAIGALIIGYAFGYWRGQGKEE
- a CDS encoding TIGR04165 family Cys-rich peptide, whose translation is MKLEELLAPCPKCGSKDKIALRRLLDNHRAHAEMNAVKCEECGYVFFVNEDMEPDEKKQLLNELNKVYG
- a CDS encoding CBS domain-containing protein, with the translated sequence MLTSVQKEILQTLINLYQSSNGKSIKGEDIAEVMGRNPGTIRNQMQSLRSLGLVKGVPGPRGGYKPTIEAYHSLNIKVSDNDSKVPIYKNGKRLEDISVAKIEFTSVPQPSECEAAIKVLGSIKDLNLGDTVRIGPTPVNNLGVMGEIVGRDDMDNILLVDTTTIRSIPKKTVGDIASRDVISFKMDCSVKEAAKKLTSNEIDGAPVMKDGKVVGVFTVTDLVQAIADGNEDKTVGELMSTNVVIVNEDLKIANAIEVMLKKSISRLIIADNDNVLLGIVTRTDLIDSITNLKQFPIITN
- a CDS encoding TIGR04083 family peptide-modifying radical SAM enzyme, with translation MTFHVMIIPTLNCPSKCKYCWGSENTKEMMDLEIIDQIIDWLDDFRDDKVHFTFHGGEPLLAGYDFYEYALDRLSKLDNFEGFSLQSNIWLLTEELIDLFVKYGVVVSTSIDGPKEINDYQRGDGYFDKTMSKYELAKSKGLIINFVLTVTDYSKDFSDELYEFFKGEKMSLKIHAALPSLRGDNADPWALDQEEHGKLLVDWLDKYLYDLDKFSIMDLDHICKSSLRRRGTLCTFADCIGTTLAVGSDGSIYPCYRFVGMPEYVLGNVADNPSFDDLKTSDAWAKLQEFRDFVDEDCKRCRHKKYCEGGCPYNAIVAYQTPQAVDPQCTAYKMIFSEVSKRMNKEFAKSAFGMGAPAPRKEGGPFSIMDLAMK
- a CDS encoding cation-translocating P-type ATPase — translated: MIDEITDFLFGLKMTIISGIFLLIAVIFMIFGIDTPIYLNPAWGTVIISGIPMLLLAMTRLIREKWISSALLIAIAMVASLLIGEIFAAGEVAWIMALGALLEDWTVERAKKGLRNLINLTPQTGRRITNGIEEVIPVDEIKIGDTLRILPGESVPVDGEIVSGTSSLDQSIMTGESLPIDKEVGDEVFCGTMNLYGAIDIKATSLGENSSLQKLIDLVKAADEKQAPTQRIADKWATWLVPVALLIAIVAWLVTGNIERGVTVLVVFCPCALILATPTAIMAAIGQATKYGVLIKSGEALETLGGLNTLVFDKTGTLTYGNLEVSDVISLKDDLASEELLKVVASCEKLSEHPLAKAVVKNAKEAQIDIEEPQDFKMYPGKGVTCKNSYGQVYAGNSKFLSENNIDVNVNSQLSKLKHEGKASIIVALNCEVIGLVGLSDVIREDSKDMIENLHDLGTETILLTGDNTETANYFASQVGIGKVYGNLLPEEKLSWIEKLKSEGKKVCMIGDGVNDAPALKTADVSVAMGSVGSDVAIEAADIALLGDDIGKIPYLKKLSNSTLFTIKINIAMSMTINAVAIVCSVLGLLNPVTGAIVHNAGSCLVVLNAALLYDRHFDDSIKKIDTEHTEHSHYHFHNDGEHTHSHEGVKIIDEIVTENGIKHMHVHKHALSRESCEAYHN